The sequence GCGGGCGAATTTCTGCCACCTTCCATCCGGATGGGAGCCGTGCAATTTCGTCAACGGGCAACTGCCCTTTCATGGCGATAAAACGACCGTCTTCAGCAAGCAGGTGCGCTGACCAGTTGACGAAATCTACCAACTCCGCGAACGCTCTGGAAGTAATCACATCGAAGAGCTGAGTGACTTTTAATGCCTCTACTCTGCCTGTGTGCACAGTCACATTGGTCAATCCGAGCTCAACCTTCGCTTGGGTCAGGAACGCCGTTTTTTTGTGGACCGTATCCACCATCGAAATTCGCAATGCGGGATTCGCTTGTTGCGCCCAGATTGCCAGCACCATCCCCGGCAATCCACCGCCAGCTCCCACGTCAAGTACATGTTTCACGTGAAGAAAGGCCGGCAAAATAGAAAGCGCATCCAGTAGATGCTGGGTCACCATTTGTTGCGGGTCACGGATAGCCGTCAAGTTGTAGACGGCATTCCATTTGGCCAGTAGCACCAGATAATCGATTAATCGCTCGAGTGTCGCCTCCTCAAGAAACAAATCGAGAGACGTTGCACCGGCACTAAGTAACTGTGTCAATTCGAGGCGGTTGAAAGTG comes from Actimicrobium sp. CCC2.4 and encodes:
- the rsmG gene encoding 16S rRNA (guanine(527)-N(7))-methyltransferase RsmG; this encodes MTNTFNRLELTQLLSAGATSLDLFLEEATLERLIDYLVLLAKWNAVYNLTAIRDPQQMVTQHLLDALSILPAFLHVKHVLDVGAGGGLPGMVLAIWAQQANPALRISMVDTVHKKTAFLTQAKVELGLTNVTVHTGRVEALKVTQLFDVITSRAFAELVDFVNWSAHLLAEDGRFIAMKGQLPVDEIARLPSGWKVAEIRPLQVPGLNAERHLIFIERDTA